Proteins encoded by one window of Cloeon dipterum chromosome 2, ieCloDipt1.1, whole genome shotgun sequence:
- the LOC135935416 gene encoding G2/mitotic-specific cyclin-B2-like, which produces MADVASHVRLTRRTAQAINGKNVENALPKNVVRKAAPLQQVRSTLGTIGNRQTAQLVTVGKQDNATKEKSVLAKPKLNLPTGRPTGKPAEQKTNVRGKQVPLTAGTTKPGVIRRITNIVSAPNAQQAKPKAAPKPQAVKPAVRPKPAAPVTVKLKDQSDKVVALSSKPDLTSFSQEEIANLENQNKADFNDAQNVAHYVKDIYLYMRQLEAVYCIPEAYIKQCKFMKNLMRATVIDWLIGVHRQFKLMSETLYLTVSIFDRYMATALGTPKSQLQLVGVTSLLVASKFEEIMCPTVGDCVYVTDNTYTKKQVVEMESKILASLAFNIGRPLPLQFLRRFTMVADATFEDHCTAKYFMELQLVRHEMCHVRPSLQAAAAMCLSLFVNLDQDVYDEYKQVDKSPSDTLKRLWSPALHYFSAYSFVEVEEAVKQLALVVLKGHSSNLQNVRKKYSSKNLSEISNFVEGRLDRIESIRE; this is translated from the exons ATGGCAGACGTCGCAAGTCACGTTCGATTAACTCGTCGCACTGCTCAG GCCATCAATGGGAAGAATGTAGAGAATGCTTTGCCCAAGAATGTGGTGCGAAAAGCGGCGCCACTTCAACAAGTGAGAAGCACCCTTGGCACGATCGGCAACAGACAGACCGCTCAATTGGTCACTGTTGGCAAGCAGGACAATGCCACGAAAGAAAAGTCCGTTTTGGCCAAGCCCAA GCTGAACCTGCCAACTGGCAGACCGACCGGCAAGCCGGCGGAGCAGAAGACCAATGTGCGGGGCAAGCAAGTTCCGCTGACTGCTGGCACAACCAAGCCTGGCGTCATTCGCCGCATCACCAACATCGTTTCAGCCCCCAATGCTCAGCAAGCAAAGCCCAAGGCCGCTCCGAAGCCCCAGGCAGTGAAACCGGCAGTCAGGCCCAAACCAGCAGCACCCGTTACGGTCAAACTCAAAGATCAATCAGACAAGGTGGTGGCACTGAGCAGTAAGCCGGACCTGACCAGCTTCTCGCAGGAGGAGATTGCCAATCTCGAAAATCAGAACAAGGCTGACTTCAATGACGCCCAGAATGTAGCCCACTATGTCAAGGACATTTACTTGTACATGAGGCAACTTGAG GCTGTGTACTGCATCCCAGAGGCGTACATCAAGCAGTgcaaattcatgaaaaatctAATGCGAGCGACAGTTATTGACTGGCTCATTGGCGTCCACCGCCAGTTCAAGCTGATGTCCGAGACACTGTACCTTACAGTGTCAATCTTTGACAGATACATGGCG aCCGCCCTTGGGACTCCCAAGTCACAGCTACAGCTGGTCGGCGTGACGAGCCTGCTGGTTGCGTCCAAATTCGAGGAGATCATGTGTCCGACCGTCGGCGACTGCGTTTACGTCACCGACAACACGTACACCAAGAAGCAGGTCGTGGAGATGGAGTCCAAGATCTTAGCCTCGTTGGCGTTCAACATCGGCAGGCCGTTGCCGCTGCAGTTCCTGCGGCGCTTCACCATGGTGGCCGATGCGACGTTCGAGGACCACTGCACGGCCAAGTACTTCATGGAACTGCAGCTGGTGCGCCACGAGATGTGCCACGTGCGACCCTCGCTgcaggccgccgccgccatgtGCCTGTCGTTGTTTGTCAACCTGGACCAAGATGTGTATGACGAGTACAAGCAGGTTGACAAGAGCCCCAGCGACACCCTCAAGCGTCTCTGGAGCCCCGCGCTCCACTACTTCTCTGCTTATTCCTTTGTCGAGGTTGAGGAGGCCGTCAAGCAACTCGCGCTCGTTGTCCTCAAGGGACACTCGTCCAACTTGCAG AACGTGCGAAAGAAGTATTCGTCTAAGAACCTGTCTGAGATAAGCAACTTTGTTGAAGGACGTCTGGACAGAATCGAATCCATCAGGGAGTGA
- the LOC135936495 gene encoding uncharacterized protein LOC135936495, with translation MLFCKTEVTFCLLALLSALEKVSAYYCEWDFCDVKSYCCGENQCCSNSYSPWYIWWAGAFVMVLVMWTCNGILRYYRAKQAQSGGIKYQDLESANHQLDDKNLSRSPTL, from the exons ATGCTGTTTTGCAAAACGGAAGTAACATTTTGCCTGCTGGCTCTCCTCTCGGCACTCGAGAAG GTTAGTGCCTATTACTGTGAGTGGGATTTTTGTGACGTGAAGTCTTACTGTTGCGGAGAGAACCAGTGCTGCAGCAATTCCTACAGCCCTTGGTACATTTGGTG GGCTGGAGCTTTTGTGATGGTTTTGGTTATGTGGACATGCAACGGAATCTTGAGGTATTACAGAGCCAAACAAGCCCAGTCTGGCGGAATTAAGTACCAG GATTTGGAATCTGCGAATCATCAGCTGGATGATAAAAACTTGAGTCGATCTCCTACTTTGTAG
- the Sbat gene encoding N-alpha-acetyltransferase 38, NatC auxiliary subunit, producing MKMDGILEHASENLQPEGKDTPGRAKLRSWLNRMLQIEMTDGRILVGSFLCTDRDANVILGNCCEYLGGDEQTAQEDSRMLGLVMVPGRHIVSVQLDEMPKPQNQFFCSKEEIV from the coding sequence ATGAAGATGGATGGAATCTTGGAACACGCGTCTGAAAACTTGCAGCCCGAAGGCAAGGACACGCCAGGCCGTGCCAAGCTGCGTTCCTGGCTGAACCGAAtgctgcaaattgaaatgacaGACGGACGCATTCTGGTTGGCTCCTTCTTGTGCACTGACAGAGACGCCAATGTGATTCTGGGCAATTGTTGCGAGTATCTGGGCGGCGACGAGCAGACGGCGCAGGAAGACTCGAGGATGCTCGGTTTGGTGATGGTGCCCGGAAGACACATCGTCAGCGTCCAGCTGGACGAAATGCCAAAGCCGCAGAATCAGTTTTTCTGCTCCAAAGAGgagattgtttaa
- the ear gene encoding protein AF-9 isoform X1 — protein MAHSDIQVTFEFGHKSIIKSKTTPEGFTHDWEVYVRGADGADISHFVEKVVFYLHATFQKPKRVIKEPPFSVKESGYAGFNLLIDIYFKTKDEPKKFKHSYDLDLQTSGPMVVRSRREKYIFTNPSGDFRKKLIRGGGVSDHLVGIDAPSSDKAFGDPLSKSQKPSSSSHAKPLAEAVKKHKKEPEFKPTTQFSELFGDPIKKAPETKKHTPTPSTSKPSTSSSGGKGPNSKAGASGLEKISISDKKLSAPKEDKREEKKRDKSSKESGSEKKSAAKPSSPVTLVKVREEVKVKEDPSEKKKKEKKQKEEKDSKSKYQQADKSSIDKLIKEKEMKKSPKLTSGLSLLEEKMRHKDSGVDKQHKSKHKKKDKEKKEKKSESKDKKRESKTKEEVIKFKEPEPHSPSPPAPVKRKLEKPPPQREKLAKTTLLDEIFDNNGGSCSSSSSSSSSDDDDIDEPVKRIKLEAPSPKQDASALKKTRDEEKKKGRRNEEKPPQRKRKHSSDSDSSSSGSPPSKKGSPPGIQDMLPPPLPVNNVRDMTPEYESELRELQRKIMNLDDDEELQRLVDVITATGKYELTKKTFDFDLCTLDRNTVTRLQDFFRAL, from the exons ATGGCACACTCG GACATACAGGTTACGTTTGAGTTCGGACACAAGTCCATCATCAAGTCAAAGACAACCCCCGAGGGGTTCACTCACGACTGGGAGGTTTATGTGCGAGGAGCGGATGGCGCGGACATCAGCCACTTTGTTGAGAAGGTTGTGTTTTACCTGCACGCAACCTTTCAAAAACCAAAGAGAG tcATTAAAGAGCCTCCCTTCAGTGTGAAAGAGTCTGGATATGCTGGCTTCAACTTGCTCATCgacatttatttcaagacGAAAGATGAGCCCAAGAAGTTCAAGCACAGCTACGACCTTGACCTGCAAACCAGCGGACCCATGGTTGTCCGTTCTCGTAGGGAGAAATACATCTTTACCAATCCCTCAGGCGACTTTCGCAAAAAGTTGATCAGGGGTGGAGGGGTGAGTGATCATCTC GTTGGGATTGATGCCCCGTCAAGTGATAAAGCTTTTGGGGATCCCCTGTCCAAATCCCAGAAGCCCTCCAGCTCTAGCCATGCCAAGCCACTAGCTGAAGCAGTCAAAAAGCACAAGAAG GAGCCCGAGTTCAAACCGACGACGCAGTTCTCAGAGTTGTTCGGCGACCCGATTAAGAAGGCTCCTGAAACTAAAAAGCACACGCCAACGCCCTCCACGTCGAAGCCGTCTACATCTTCCAGCGGAGGCAAAGGTCCTAACTCGAAAGCGGGTGCTAGTGGCTTGGAGAAAATTTCTATCAGTGATAAGAAATTGAGCGCTCCAAAGGAGGAtaagagagaggaaaagaagCGTGATAAGAGCAGCAAGGAGAGTGGCAGTGAGAAGAAGAGTGCGGCAAAGCCCTCTAGTCCAGTCACTCTGGTGAAAGTGAGGGAAGAAGTGAAAGTGAAGGAAGACCCGAgtgagaagaagaaaaaggagaagaaaCAAAAGGAGGAGAAGGATTCCAAGTCGAAATATCAGCAGGCTGACAAGTCTAGTATTGACAAGTTGAtcaaagagaaagaaatgaagaaatcCCCAAAGCTGACGAGCGGGCTGAGTTTGCTGGAGGAGAAAATGAGGCACAAGGATAGTGGTGTTGACAAGCAGCACAAGAGCAAACACAAAAAGAAAGACAAGgagaaaaaagagaagaagTCTGAGAGCAAGGATAAGAAGCGCGAGTCCAAGACCAAGGAAGAGGTGATCAAGTTCAAGGAGCCAGAGCCGCATTCTCCGAGTCCGCCGGCGCCGGTGAAGCGAAAACTGGAAAAACCGCCGCCGCAGAGGGAGAAGCTGGCCAAGACCACCTTGCTGGACGAAATCTTTGACAACAACGGGGGTAGttgcagtagcagcagcagctcttcctccagcgacgacgacgacattGATGAGCCAGTCAAGCGGATCAAGCTGGAGGCACCGTCCCCCAAGCAGGACGCCAGTGCTCTGAAGAAAACACGAGATGAGGAGAAGAAAAAGGGGAGGCGGAACGAGGAGAAGCCGCCGCAGCGCAAGCGCAAGCACAGCTCGGATTCGGACTCGTCGTCGTCTGGCTCGCCGCCGAGCAAGAAGGGCTCTCCGCCAGGCATCCAGGAcatgctgccaccgccgctgcctGTCAACAACGTGCGCGACATGACACCTGAGTACGAGTCGGAGCTGCGAGAGCTGCAGCGCAAGATCATGAATCTGGACGACGACGAGGAGCTGCAACGACTGGTCGACGTCATCACCGCCACCGGCAAGTACGAGCTCACCAAGAAAACGTTCGACTTCGACCTATGCACGCTCGACCGCAACACTGTTACAAGACTGCAAGACTTTTTCCGAGCGTTATGA
- the LOC135935418 gene encoding uncharacterized protein LOC135935418 isoform X2 codes for MWSNRTLAKVATYGAIILVSGAFYLKFRIEDRLKDQPYFKTAFHHLQQHPGAGKYLGKPISMGRLNLEDAQNNFCYENKAQFQVDVRGPNGKGTYYFWSEFDDDNKVWVLVKSELELSNDPDRRLVIKKLVV; via the exons A TGTGGTCGAATCGGACTCTGGCGAAAGTGGCCACGTACGGAGCAATCATTTTGGTCAGCGGCGcgttttacttgaaattcagGATAGAAGACCGTCTGAAGGATCAGCCCTATTTCAAAACTGCGTTTCACCACTTGCAGCAGCACCCTGGAGCCGGCAAATATCTGGGCAAGCCCATTTCAATGGGCAGATTGAATTTAGAAGACGCACAAAACAACTTCTGTTATGAGAATAAAGCGCAATTTCAAGTGGACGTTAGAGGACCGAATGGAAAGGGAACTTACTACTTTTGGTCGGAGTTTGATGATGATAATAAAGTGTGGGTCTTGGTCAAGTCTGAGCTTGAGTTAAGCAATGATCCTGATAGAAGATTAGTCATTAAAAAGCTCgttgtttaa
- the ear gene encoding protein AF-9 isoform X2 — protein sequence MAHSDIQVTFEFGHKSIIKSKTTPEGFTHDWEVYVRGADGADISHFVEKVVFYLHATFQKPKRVIKEPPFSVKESGYAGFNLLIDIYFKTKDEPKKFKHSYDLDLQTSGPMVVRSRREKYIFTNPSGDFRKKLIRGGGVGIDAPSSDKAFGDPLSKSQKPSSSSHAKPLAEAVKKHKKEPEFKPTTQFSELFGDPIKKAPETKKHTPTPSTSKPSTSSSGGKGPNSKAGASGLEKISISDKKLSAPKEDKREEKKRDKSSKESGSEKKSAAKPSSPVTLVKVREEVKVKEDPSEKKKKEKKQKEEKDSKSKYQQADKSSIDKLIKEKEMKKSPKLTSGLSLLEEKMRHKDSGVDKQHKSKHKKKDKEKKEKKSESKDKKRESKTKEEVIKFKEPEPHSPSPPAPVKRKLEKPPPQREKLAKTTLLDEIFDNNGGSCSSSSSSSSSDDDDIDEPVKRIKLEAPSPKQDASALKKTRDEEKKKGRRNEEKPPQRKRKHSSDSDSSSSGSPPSKKGSPPGIQDMLPPPLPVNNVRDMTPEYESELRELQRKIMNLDDDEELQRLVDVITATGKYELTKKTFDFDLCTLDRNTVTRLQDFFRAL from the exons ATGGCACACTCG GACATACAGGTTACGTTTGAGTTCGGACACAAGTCCATCATCAAGTCAAAGACAACCCCCGAGGGGTTCACTCACGACTGGGAGGTTTATGTGCGAGGAGCGGATGGCGCGGACATCAGCCACTTTGTTGAGAAGGTTGTGTTTTACCTGCACGCAACCTTTCAAAAACCAAAGAGAG tcATTAAAGAGCCTCCCTTCAGTGTGAAAGAGTCTGGATATGCTGGCTTCAACTTGCTCATCgacatttatttcaagacGAAAGATGAGCCCAAGAAGTTCAAGCACAGCTACGACCTTGACCTGCAAACCAGCGGACCCATGGTTGTCCGTTCTCGTAGGGAGAAATACATCTTTACCAATCCCTCAGGCGACTTTCGCAAAAAGTTGATCAGGGGTGGAGGG GTTGGGATTGATGCCCCGTCAAGTGATAAAGCTTTTGGGGATCCCCTGTCCAAATCCCAGAAGCCCTCCAGCTCTAGCCATGCCAAGCCACTAGCTGAAGCAGTCAAAAAGCACAAGAAG GAGCCCGAGTTCAAACCGACGACGCAGTTCTCAGAGTTGTTCGGCGACCCGATTAAGAAGGCTCCTGAAACTAAAAAGCACACGCCAACGCCCTCCACGTCGAAGCCGTCTACATCTTCCAGCGGAGGCAAAGGTCCTAACTCGAAAGCGGGTGCTAGTGGCTTGGAGAAAATTTCTATCAGTGATAAGAAATTGAGCGCTCCAAAGGAGGAtaagagagaggaaaagaagCGTGATAAGAGCAGCAAGGAGAGTGGCAGTGAGAAGAAGAGTGCGGCAAAGCCCTCTAGTCCAGTCACTCTGGTGAAAGTGAGGGAAGAAGTGAAAGTGAAGGAAGACCCGAgtgagaagaagaaaaaggagaagaaaCAAAAGGAGGAGAAGGATTCCAAGTCGAAATATCAGCAGGCTGACAAGTCTAGTATTGACAAGTTGAtcaaagagaaagaaatgaagaaatcCCCAAAGCTGACGAGCGGGCTGAGTTTGCTGGAGGAGAAAATGAGGCACAAGGATAGTGGTGTTGACAAGCAGCACAAGAGCAAACACAAAAAGAAAGACAAGgagaaaaaagagaagaagTCTGAGAGCAAGGATAAGAAGCGCGAGTCCAAGACCAAGGAAGAGGTGATCAAGTTCAAGGAGCCAGAGCCGCATTCTCCGAGTCCGCCGGCGCCGGTGAAGCGAAAACTGGAAAAACCGCCGCCGCAGAGGGAGAAGCTGGCCAAGACCACCTTGCTGGACGAAATCTTTGACAACAACGGGGGTAGttgcagtagcagcagcagctcttcctccagcgacgacgacgacattGATGAGCCAGTCAAGCGGATCAAGCTGGAGGCACCGTCCCCCAAGCAGGACGCCAGTGCTCTGAAGAAAACACGAGATGAGGAGAAGAAAAAGGGGAGGCGGAACGAGGAGAAGCCGCCGCAGCGCAAGCGCAAGCACAGCTCGGATTCGGACTCGTCGTCGTCTGGCTCGCCGCCGAGCAAGAAGGGCTCTCCGCCAGGCATCCAGGAcatgctgccaccgccgctgcctGTCAACAACGTGCGCGACATGACACCTGAGTACGAGTCGGAGCTGCGAGAGCTGCAGCGCAAGATCATGAATCTGGACGACGACGAGGAGCTGCAACGACTGGTCGACGTCATCACCGCCACCGGCAAGTACGAGCTCACCAAGAAAACGTTCGACTTCGACCTATGCACGCTCGACCGCAACACTGTTACAAGACTGCAAGACTTTTTCCGAGCGTTATGA
- the LOC135935418 gene encoding uncharacterized protein LOC135935418 isoform X1, which yields MPTVWSNRTLAKVATYGAIILVSGAFYLKFRIEDRLKDQPYFKTAFHHLQQHPGAGKYLGKPISMGRLNLEDAQNNFCYENKAQFQVDVRGPNGKGTYYFWSEFDDDNKVWVLVKSELELSNDPDRRLVIKKLVV from the coding sequence atGCCAACAGTGTGGTCGAATCGGACTCTGGCGAAAGTGGCCACGTACGGAGCAATCATTTTGGTCAGCGGCGcgttttacttgaaattcagGATAGAAGACCGTCTGAAGGATCAGCCCTATTTCAAAACTGCGTTTCACCACTTGCAGCAGCACCCTGGAGCCGGCAAATATCTGGGCAAGCCCATTTCAATGGGCAGATTGAATTTAGAAGACGCACAAAACAACTTCTGTTATGAGAATAAAGCGCAATTTCAAGTGGACGTTAGAGGACCGAATGGAAAGGGAACTTACTACTTTTGGTCGGAGTTTGATGATGATAATAAAGTGTGGGTCTTGGTCAAGTCTGAGCTTGAGTTAAGCAATGATCCTGATAGAAGATTAGTCATTAAAAAGCTCgttgtttaa